CCGCTGGGATCCCCGTTTCCATAGACCTTCTCAAAAACACAACATCTGGGAAAATTCATGTGAAACTAATGTCAGCACACCTATTTAAGAACAGCATTTTCCTTCTTCAGCTTGAATAAAATCAATGGCTAACCTCTGCCCTGCTGTTATAGTCTAAATTCAATCTCGTTTACTAGAGGGCTTTGGTGTCTGCATATGAAAGAAGAATTTAGCTTCTTGACAGATTAGTTTTAAACAGAAGATATTCATCTTAAGGATAAATTCTACAAGTTAGGAAATGGTCACACAGAAGTATaaaaaataatgaagaaaaatggcTACATAAACCAGCTTTGCAgcttataattattattattttatttttgcaagAAGAAGATCATGTACAATATGGCATATACTGATCTTCACCATGAAACTTGTCATGTATATCAGTGTCAAGTTAATAGGGCAAGGAAAGTTTGCCTTAATATTTCTCATTTGTTTTGGGGGAGGGAGAAggaaataaagaagaaaaaagaatgattGGAAACTCTAGCTACATATATAAACAAGACAGACGTAAATTGtactcaaaaggaaaaaaagagaaagaagaagaaagattgACTACTAAGATAACCAAAAATAGAATTAGGAATGACTGCAGAGATAAAAAGCATTATACAGAGATGTAGATCATTACCAGAAAAACTAATACATATATGAGAGCCTGTTGCACACATAAGGAACTGAAACTGTTCCCACCAACCTGTTAATCTGCAATTATTGTGAACTATCTGAACTTGGATCCTCATTAAGACTCCTTATCCCAGAACTGTCAATGGGACCTTTCGGTGATTCATCTGATGATTTTACCTGTGCTTCACCTCCATTTTTTGACTCGTTTGGTGGAGAATCTCCCATAAAGGAGTTGATCACAAGCTGGCCAGAGTAAAGAAGTAATCCTACAGAATTTATGCCGAAGACAAATGTAGCAAGGTAACACAAACCGTTGACAATAGTCCTGCATGCAGATGATAAGAAGAGTTTATAGATCTTGcctcatttttttctttgtggCTTGGAGAGTTTGTAGATCTCTCAGCTAAATGGACATAGCTGTATGAGATAATACAGATACAGAGCATACCTGATGGTTATGGTTATCTGGCGAACCTGGAATACATAGAAAGATAATCTCAACACCCGAAGATGAAAAATAATCAAGAAAAGAGTCAAGCTACTAAGAAGGTTCAGAAATATGATAAACGAGGTGCTTCTTTCCTTTGGGTCCCATGAAAGTGCTTATGGCAGGGATGCCAATTTGAGAGTACATATAATTGTAGCTTGCATCTCAACATGATTAATCAGTTTTAAAGCGTCAACAACAATTCAAGGTTTTAGAAGGCAAGTAATAATGCAATTGCACTATTACATTGTGGAGATGCTTAATTACAGGACACAAGATGAACCAGAACTAGTATCAGACAGAAACATTCCTGAACATACAACTATATTAGGACAACTTTTAATGACAATGTTACACTGCTCTCTAGTTTCATTTCAATGATGAATCATCATTTAAACACTTCTGAGCACACAACTATATTAGCTTATAGTATCAGACAGAAAATTAGTATCGCAAACAATTTTCTCTAAAAATTGCTGACTCTTGAGTTGGAAAAGTAGTATCACACAGAAATTTACCACAACTCTGGACTTGCATAGGGGAACTTGAGTAGTGATAATAGATTATGGGTGTGTTATTTATTCACAATAAAAACTGAAACTCCTTCCTTTTTTCTCTCATTGCATGTAATGAGACAAAATGCACTAGCTAAACCAAACTACTATCTATAAAGCAAATTGTCACAAAATTCACGTACAATAGTTTTGAGCAACCATCTCATttgagactttttttttttaaacgcaTCTTATTTGGACATGAATTCTTACCTTTCATACCCCTGTTTTTTTTCCCAACACATATCATGTTAAACGTAACCAGGTCAATATTACAAACCTACGTGAATAAAGCTAAAGCTAATCAAAGGACTAACTGAGAAGTTATCTGAAAGTGGTTGCTGATTGAGAGCAGCCTCAATAGTGGTGGTGAACTTGTAAAGAAGCAACGCAATGGCACCCGCTGTTAAACCTCCCAGCAATGCTTGAACAGGTGAAGGTGAAGACTTAGCATCAATCGGTGTTGGCACCATTACCTTTAAATTCTCCAATGCTTCCTCCTTCAACGACTTCTTAGCTCCTGATGACCTAAGTTTCTAATCCCACCAAGAGTTAGTCAAAATTTCCACATTAAGAACACCCAAAGATACAAATAATCAAACATTACATGCCTCTTCTAACTACTCATCGCATTACAACTTGCAATACAAGCTTATATATCGTCCTATCAGTATCAGAAAGGCATCATCTTCTCATAAAAGTGCATGCATCAAGTCCTCAATCCTAAAAGTAACAACACTTTAGCTAAAAAACTCCTCTAAAGCTGCAAAAAAATCCCAACTTTACACCTGAATATATACTCAAGAAACCAAGAACACCCAAATAATCAGCTGCTACACAGCGATAATCATCCCACTGGCAAATTAAAACGTATGCTATTCAGAAACAATTAGAGTTTAATATACAGGATTAGTAATTAAAGTTAAAGAATTACCAAATTCATCATACAGAATGGGGCATCAATTATAGTTGGACTGACATACCAATTCTTTGGCGCGTTTAGCTCGTCGGCGGAT
Above is a genomic segment from Coffea eugenioides isolate CCC68of chromosome 5, Ceug_1.0, whole genome shotgun sequence containing:
- the LOC113769846 gene encoding uncharacterized protein LOC113769846, with amino-acid sequence MPTLTLKSPHAQIFQTPPHCFFPFPQSSSSLLTFSPLPISLSSLNFLCKSLTATISRSVSAHNHHTTTEPWLAQLPEQPNTTATVEEAPPEEGPIEIPSSSPSVFATSDKPTPIQTATSVLLTGAITVFLFRSIRRRAKRAKELKLRSSGAKKSLKEEALENLKVMVPTPIDAKSSPSPVQALLGGLTAGAIALLLYKFTTTIEAALNQQPLSDNFSVRQITITIRTIVNGLCYLATFVFGINSVGLLLYSGQLVINSFMGDSPPNESKNGGEAQVKSSDESPKGPIDSSGIRSLNEDPSSDSSQ